Below is a window of Drosophila nasuta strain 15112-1781.00 chromosome X, ASM2355853v1, whole genome shotgun sequence DNA.
GACAAACTATTTGCATGAAGTTCGTAtcgatattttcattaaatttacatCAGATTATATATCGGACaagaaaccaaaacaaaaacatttattataataaacatcAATTTTACACAtaataatcaattttaaactgtaacttttaatttatttcactcaaatgtatatttacatttgaatTCACAACTAATATAATAAGGAAAATGTTTGAATATATCTCTGCCCATTTCACATGATCTATGTGGCACAGATCTGAGCGTCTGATCGTTGACTCGCAGGATTCCTTTTGGCGCCAACTAAAATGTATCTCGAAGATCCAGAATGAAGATATCACGAAACTCTCGTTGCGCATTTTAAGCTCCTGTAGGCGGTCAAATGTTTCAATCAAGAACGATTTGGTAGTGAGTGAGCTCTACTTACTCTGCAGGGAAAGCAAAAGTTGATGTGACAACTAATTGTGATATGGACGCTGACCATGTCTATCTATGTCCAATTCCATGATCTGCATGAGATCCTCCTGCAACAACGATGGTCCCCTAAAGCTTTGATAATTGTCCGCGTGGTTGCCATGCGTTGCCGGTGTGCTGTATGAGCTGCTGTCGTTCACATCCTCGCCAGCAATGGAGATGCTAATGTTGGGCAAACGCGCGGAGGCAGCAGCCATCAACTGGTGTTGATCATGTGTGGTGGTGACCTTCAGCCAGGGCAATGTCAGCGATATGCGATGCCAACGCTCCGAGGCACGTTCCGATGGAGTTGCACTAAGTAGGCGACTTGGTTGCGGCGTCGTTGTTGCTACGGCGACATCACTGTTTAGTCTTAAAGCATTCTGGCTGGTGCTGGGCATATTATCGTCGTCGTAGCTCAAGGGTTCGTGCTCCGTTGGCGGCAGCAGCGCTGTCTGCATTTCATCCTCAGAGTTGACAGCATTTGAATTCTTCATTGTCGGCGCCTCGCCACCATTGTTATCGTTATCACTGTCGTTGTTATCGGCATGGGTATCGAGCAGCAAAGGAGTGTTTGTGTTGCGCAATCGATGCTCAAACTCCAATTGCGCATGCCGTTTAATCACCTGCAAATGCGCATTAACGCTCGCCGCCTGATCCGCCCCTGATATGCAATTCATCACACGCTGCGCAGCCGCCATTTGACTGCGCATCATGTTGTTGGAGGAACGCGAGTTGCCATATTGCAatcgctgctgcagcatcGAACGTTTCACGATATCTGGCTGCGCCACATTCAACTGATCTGGCAACACCTGCTGCTGCGATAGTCGTGCCGGCGGCGATGTCGGCAAATCGTGCCGATAGAGCAGCGCATCGGCCTCCTCTTGCCGCTGGCGTCGCAGCGCAATGCGCTCAATATTCGAGCGCGACTGCGCATTGCCATAGCTGATGCGTCGAGCGGCGCGTTGACGCCGCTCCTGGGCATCGCGACGCGCCTCGTCGGCTGCGCGCATTTTGGCGGTGGCGCGCAGTTCGCTGCGCAAATAGAAACCGCTGCCATTCTCTGCCAGCTCGGCGTTGCGACGCGACATCTCCTGGCCCAGCTCTCGGGCCCTTTCGAGTGCCTCGACACGTTCGCGTCGCTGCTGCGCCTGCATCGCTTCCGGcgtcagcggcagcagcagcggctgttGGCGACGCGTCGCCGACGACGCACTCAATGTTAGGGGACTGGGCGACTCATTGATGTCCTCGATTTCACGAAACAATCGCTTGAGACGCACCTGGCGCATCTTCAGCTCGATGGTGCGATCATTGAACTCTTGGATGCGTTCGTATTCCTCGCGCAAACGCTGCAGTTGCCCATTGCGGCGACTGTGGTTGAACATGCGCCGAAAATATGGCGTACGCTTGATTTGATAGGACATGGTCGTTGTTATCGATAGGCGAGATCGATCGATCGAAGGAACGAACGATTAATAGCGCTGGAATTTGCAATGGAATTacctctttttttgtttttcgttttttttgttgcacttgAAAATTTTGTACGCTtcctaaaaaataaacacaaatattaGTTTGCtgaaaaaatgatttaaactACActgcgtctctctctctagaatgtaataaaaaaaaaacaatagcagcagcgcTTGCTTGTTAAAAACTTGTACAAATCATTTTGAGGTTATGGCTCgtgcaaatgaaaaaatccaaattgaattaatttgtcATAATGCTGGAGTTTTATTTGAGCTTACTCTTGCTTACATCTATTTTAAGTCAAGTTACACAttacacaaatttaaaatacaatcaCAATTACATTATTACATTATCGAACGTTGAAAGTTAAATATTATCGACGCCCAGCGTCGTGGAAGGAGTATCGAGAGAAAGTTATGGGGACGACGAACGTTCCCTCACTTGCCCACCTTGGCCAGCATCTTCACCAGTTTGTGCTCATCAGCCCCGATAATGGAGCCCAGGCGTCGAGCGCCTCTCAGGAAGACAAATGTTGGCATGCTGCGCACTTTGTACCTTTGCACCAGTTCATCGTATTTGTCCACATTGACCTTCAGGAATATCACCTTGCCCTCATATTGACGGGCCAGTGATTTCACCGTCTTCTCGATTTCCTTGCAGGGACCGCACCATGTTGCATAAAAATCAAGCACCACCACTTTGCCTTCGGCCGAATCGATGCGTTTGTTGAAGTCGTTGATGCTGCGAATGGTGGTTATGGTGTTCATACTGAATATTGTATTACTTCAAactgttatttatttgacaaaTTTCACAATGCGTTTTTACGTTGTTACGCgcttaaattttgtttaatattggCACAGCTTGTTAGTTGCGGGCCACTTTTATAGTTAATCACTGTGCTGCACTTTTGGcgcatttttcttttcaccACAAAATGGCCGTTACATCGATACACACTATTGCAATTCTCGAAGCAACGGTAAAAGTTCAGCTGACTGACGTTGCCACCACGTTGTTAGGCATGTACATCAACAATCGATAGCCGCGAATGATTCTATTCGATATTAGGAAATAAAATACTGCCagaaaaaaggttttttttttgatgatcacaaattgatatatttatagatagtgtttgcatttaattatctACTAAGtggattttaaatattttggtatttgtaacgtgaaatatattttagtatattttaaaatgcagcTCACGATATATCGATAGACGCTGTTTCTGTCCAGCGCTATGTTCCAGTTGTGTCCAATACTCTCCACCTTACCGCCTGTTGGTGATTCACaacagagagagtgagagagcgcgCAATATGACAACAATCTTCTACTTGGAGCCCGAGCTGGTGCTTGCCCACGGCCGGAAGGTGCTATTCCTCAACCCCAACGACTTGCAAATCTTCAAGGAGATTGAGCTCCCCACAGACCTCACCACGTGCGGGCTCAAACCCGTGGCGGCCAGTGAAGCAACTGAAGAGCAGCCCGCATCCAAAAGTGAAGTGTCCATATTGAACGTCAGCTATTCACCCGATCGCCAGTTAATTGCGCTGACCACAACCGGCCAAAAGGCGCTGCTGCTGTACAAGAGCAGGCCGGAGCATGCCAAGCTGCTCTCGATACGTCCGCTGGCACGTGCCTCGAGTGCCTTGAGATTCGCGCCCGATTCGAGTTCGTTGCTGGTCACGGATAAAACCGGCGATTGCTATCAATTCGATTGCAGTGCGGATGTAGAGGCGCCGCCCAAACTGCTTTTGGGTCATCTGAGCATTGTCTACGACATATTGTGGACACCGGATCAACAGCACATCATCAGTTGTGATCGTGATGACAAAATTCGCGTGACCAACTATCCCGCCAGCTATGACATACACAGCTATTGTCTGGGTCACAAGGAATTCGTTTCGGGTTTGGCGCTCCTCGGcgaacagcagctgcagcacctGGTTTCCGTTTCGGGTGACAAGACGCTGCGCATCTGGAACTATGCGACGGGGGAGGAGCTGCTACTCAAGGAATTGCCAGCGCCAGCAGTGCGACTCCAGCTGCGTGAGCTTGTGCCCGGCCAGCGTTATGAGGCGGCGGTGCTCTTCTACGATCACAGCGCTGCCATTGGACTCTATGAGCTGCAGCTCAATGCAGCAGACGGGGCAAGTCCCTCGTGGTCTGTGACACGGGAGCAGTTGATTGAAGCCGCTGCGGGCAGTTGGCACATTGGCAACTTTGCGTTGTGTGGACAGCGCATCTATGTGCTGGGCTCCTTGAATGACAATCTCACGCTGCGTGCCTACAGCAGCCAGGATGGTGCCGAGGATGCAACGCTGCCCGAAGGCTGGTTGCAAATGGTCGACGAACAGTTTGACGGAGAGGGGCAATGTGTGCCCGAGGATCTGTCGGTGTGGTTCAAGAAGCGCTACGACAACGTCAGCGATTACATGGAGCGCAAGAAGCGACGCATCGAGGACACCAACAAAGCCAAGTGACCAGCTACTTATCTAGATTATAGACTTGCTTTATACCTCTTGCTCTTTCATTCTGATCTATGTAATAAAAACGTTGTTGACAATAACCGGAACACTGGACTATagcaaaatatgaatatgttcTAACTTTGAGTAACAGTCTCATATGGATTCAAAATCTTGATCCTTTTCATACTTATTCCACAAGAAacaagaaagttacagtcggAGTGTGAGAGAGATGAGATAGCCGCTACCCAGTGCGGTattcgtaaaatataccatattaatataccacaaaaatactaaaaatatactactcGAATGAAAGATACCCACTTTCAATAAATGCAAGGcaatgcagtattattttaaaaatataccaaattaatatactgcaaaatacaaaaatataccatcaaCTATACTCGGTATATCAAGTACACTCGGCTGTGAGATACGCTTTCAATAAATCCAGAACCGTGCGGttttattcttgaaatataccaaaatgatgtaccgcaaaaatactaaaatataccgaatgctatatttggtgtttaaatataccatagagtacaaaatataccagattatcggTCAAAGCTACTAAGACCCGTAGtcagtaggcgtttttgcggtattcattttaaaatatgccgaattaatatactgcaaaatactaaagataTGCCCAAatctacatttggtatattgttatagtactacattgaaaatataccgtaggagtacaaattataccagattgtcggagATCCCTCCTTCTAAGTCTAAATTATAGACATTTGAAGTAGACAATGAAAAGTGAGTTAATTAGTTGAACAGAAAAATGCATAACTCTAATTCATATGAACGAAATTACTCAAATTCCTTACTGAAGCTAGCTTACATTTAGCTTTTCTTGAATAATAAACAATCTTTCCAAACAActacaatttcatttacataatATAAGATgggtattttttattgaatttgtgttGAAGTTAATGGTTTCAGGGGCGTGGTTAACTACATCTAAACTGGCTTGTAGTCCAGTTTGCTCTCCAGCTTCTTGTTGTCCGACACCTTGCGCACAGCCTTCATGAAGTCCTCCTGGATGACGTATTCACGTTCCGCGCTGCAATTGACAATTGTGTTGATATAAAAACTAAAGCGTTCAAGTATTTCGTTACGTGCTCACTTACCGGATGGCAAAGAGACCCGCCTCAGTGCAAACGTTGCGCAGATCGGCGCCATTGAAATTGTCCGACAACTTGACAATGGCTTCGTAATCAATCTCACCATGTTTGGCAATCTTGAGCGCATGAATCTTCAGAATTTCCAGACTGCAAAAaagttattataaattaattatgttcCCTCAAGTTCAATTTAATCGTGAACAACTTACCGCGCCTGTTCGTTGGGAAGCGGTATCTCGATCTTACGATCCAAGCGACCGGGACGCAGCAAAGCAGGATCCAATGTATCGGGACGATTGGTGGCCATAATCATCTTCACCTGTCCCAGCGAATCGAAGCCATCCATTTGATTGAGCAGCTCCATTAGCGTGCGCTGTATTTCACGATCGGCCGATGTGCCCTCAGAGAAACGACGGCCACCAATCGCATCGATTTCATCCATGAAAATGATGCAGGGCTGATGATCGCGGGCATAATTGAACATTTCGCGTATCAAACGCGCACTCTCGCCAATATATTTGTCCACAATGGCCGAGGATACAACCTTCAGGAAGTTGGCATCCAGCTGCGAGGCCACCGCACGCGCCAACAGCGTTTTGCCTGTGCCTGGCGGACCGTAGAGCAAACAACCTTTGGGCGGTGTGATGCCAACGCGCAGGAAGAGTTCGGGATTGAGCAATGGCAACTCGATGACTTCGCGTAGCTCGCGAATTTGCTCGGTGAGGCCACCGATGGCCGAGTAGGTGACATCGCCGGGATCCTCGTGCGACATATTGTAGACCAAAGGATCAACCTCGCGTGGCAAATAGCGCATAATCGTCAATGTGGTCATGTCGAGGGCAACGCGTGTGCCCGACTTTAGCTTGGCCTTGTCCAGCTGGCGACGGCAACCAACCACATAGCGTGGTCCATTGGTGGCTTTCACAATGACTGCattcaacaaacaaatatcattaaaatCGTGGTCAAATCTTATTTTGCCAACACTCACATTTGTCCTCGGTCAATTGTTTGAGCACCTCGCCCACAATTTGGCCCACGCTTTGCAGTGCTTTTAGATCATTCTCTGACTTGTCGTAAAGCTTTGTCAGCTCCTTGATTTCCTCACGTTCtataaattttgcattattaGTGAACAAATTTTGGCATTACCATTTTTTTCCAACTCACTTTCTTTGAGGCGACCCTCGACTTCTTTGTGCTCCAGCAATTTCTTTCTGTAGTCGGAAAGCGCCTTTTCGCGTACGCTCTCCAGCGGCACAGCAGTTACGGTCATTTTCACTGTGTTGATGTGGTGCGttcaattaaatgtaaatacaatttgtttctGAAAAAAGTAATCAACTTTGTCGGTCGGTCTAATGATATTGCAGTTTTAGCAAACGGTGTGACCAGCAGTGATAAACACAAAATCCGCGCGATAGACAAATGCcgcattttggtattttaaaatttcaaaaatgaattAGTAAACTTATCAATCTTAGTAAATGAAAGAATTATAGAATAAATccaaatcaataataatatcaataaaaatgttaactgcgtgcattattatttagttatttgatGTGCAAAATATGCATTGCTAACCATTCGATATCACTAAACGAACATCGATATATATCGATGTTTGTACAGCAAATATCtatggtttttggttttcaaaataacatttgaaaattaaattcaaaattttacaaatgtaTCCGTAAGAGGCTCttataatacattttgtagtaaaaaattccaaaaagtTTCAAAAGTGCTTTTTCGATAAACAAACTCTCTTTCATATTGATACTGAGATTGCAGTGTAGCAAAAGCTTGCAGAGCTTTTTGCAATCATCTGGCAGCGGACGCCAGACGCAGCGTCGACAGCTGACACAAACAATTGCGTTTAGTTCATAACAATTTGCTAGAGCGGCGGGGATACGCATTCTAAATGCATATAGTACAAAGTAGCATAACATTAAGTATTAGTTACGTATTTACTCCCTCTACATCCCTATATACATagagtacacacacatattcatacatatatgtgtatttatgtgtgtCGTTAGGAGCTTGCATACATGTAAGTATGCGAATTTACAAGGCAACGAGGGGAATGACGACGGCAAATCTCGCTCGCTTTGTTGATGACTAGCAAGTATTTCTcttaatgtacatatgtgtgtagcAGTCATAAACACAATCTGTCATATTAAATCACATGCCACATTTCGCATAAAGTTTCCATTACATAAACACGCGCAAACAAACAGacgcacatatgtatgtatgtagatatttTTACTCACATGCGTATGCGTAACGTTTCCATTCATAGTTTTCTTAGAACACAGCTGTTATgacacacatgcacatgcacaatgcatgtgtgtgtgtgtgtgtgagtgcgtgggtatttcataatttgaattttggcatttgaacAAACTGCCGCGCTCCCCGCATGCGTGTCACACCGCTCACCTTTTGTCAGCAGCCGCCAATGAGCGACACACGGAAACGGAAAAGCTTTTCACACGatcaattgcaaatgcaattgcaatttttggcTCTTCTAATTTTCGAAATTGCAGTATTTGTGCAACCATTGTGTGATTTAGTTGTTAAGTGCAACAGATTCATTGATCGCAAGTGATAAAAACTCACAAGCAGCTCAGCATAGAAGGAGTAgaaagctctctctctttctctcttgttcACATTCTCTCCTAAAGAAGTTGCAAGCAAGTACCGTAGTTTAGTAGCCATGCTTCCTCTTCCACTTACACTTCGCCATGGTCAATTCATgtgcatgcatgtgtgtgtgtgtgttagtgtgagTGACAGTGACCTTGTTGAATTCGCCGTCGCCTGCATTGCCAAGCGAGTGAGATAGCAACATATGTGAATGACTGTTATTATTCGCCGTCGTCGTTTTTGTCGTTGCGCGCGCGAGTGAGatagcaataacaatttttgaaaacaGTTTTGAAAGGTAAAAGgttttgttgaaataaaatggCCCAAGTGCTTAGacaattgcaaaatgttgTCACTGCCCAAGGCAAGTTGCATCCCATGGTCAAGGGGGCAGTGACCTATGCGCTATTGTGGCCCACGGGCAGCCTGATTCAGCAAACTCTCGAAGGACGCAATCTGAGTAAGTTTACGGAAAGGATTCATCACAACTCGGAATACAAAATTCTGCTCTTCCGCTAGAGAATTACGATTGGGCGCGTGCCCTGCGCTTCAGTCTCTTCGGTGGTCTCTATGTGGCGCCCACACTTTATGGCTGGGTGCGCCTCTCCAGCGCCATGTGGCCACAGACCAGTCTGCGTGTTGGCATCGTCaaggtgagtgtgtgtctgtgtgtgtgtgtggcaaggaTGTGTGAACTCCAAATCGATCAATTTACAGGCGCTAACCGAACAAATCTCTTATGGACCCTTTGCCTGCATCTCATTCTTCATGGGCATGAGTCTGCTGGAGCGCAAGAGTTTCGCTGAGGCTGTTGAGGAGACCAAACAGAAGGCATTGCCCACATACAAGGTATCACTAATAAGCGATgactcctcctccttctcaaCCGAACAACAAACTAACAACTTAAGCTCAACAGGTTGGCATCTGTGTTTGGCCCTTCATTCAGACGCTGAACTTCTCGCTGGTGCCGGAGCACAATCGTGTCGTCTTTGTCAGCATTTGCAGCCTGATGTGGATCATCTTTTTGGCATACACAAAGACGCGTCAGTTGAGTCACGATGAAGACACCGTGAATGCCGATGCAGTTGCTCCGATTATTCAGGCTGCATAAGTTGCgctctgttgttgtctgttATGTATATAATGCGTGTTGTTTATAGTACAATTTTTGGTAGgtcaataaattgcatttaagtACAACTTCTTCTCCATCTTCTTCATCTTGTGACTACGCTACAAGTGGCGGCGGCACACGTGCCACAATCAATTCACCAATCCAGAGCTGCGACGTTGCGGGATCATTATTCGGAGCCGTGGCCACAGTTGCCACAATCCAGTCCACATATGCCGAGACCTCGGTGAAGACACCCGGATAGGGAGGACGAGTGCAGGGCTTAATGCTCCACGACACAATGCCCACTTGAGTGTCGCTGCCGGCGAGCAAGAGCGGACCACCAGAGTCACCGCTGCACTGTCCCTTGCCGCCCTCGGGAACTCCGGCGCACAGCTGAGTGGCATGGAGTTGAACTTGATGCAGGTTGCTGCAATCCTGATCGCTAAACGCCTGCAGCTGAACCTTCATAAGCTGATGCTGCACAACGCCGCCAGTCTGCAGGGGAAAAGTGAAGGATTAATAGCTGTGAACTGGATGTGGAAATGGACGCGATACCCACGGCATTTAAACCCCATCCGGCGAGCACAACACTGCTATTGGCCAGCGTCATTTGTTCGGCACTCGGTAAACGCACTGGCTGCACCAGAGCATCAAGGATCAAcggttgctgcagctgcaacagggCAATATCATTGAAATGCTTATTCTGCGGCTCGTAGCCGGGATGCACAAAGATGGCCTGCACCATGGCCAACTGTGTGGCATTGCGTGCGATGATATTGCTGCCATATTGTACATTCACATCTTGAGGATTTGCAGAACGCACACAATGCGCCGCCGTTAACACCCAGCCAGCATTGAGCAAGGTGCCCCCACAGGAATGATGTCCACTCTTGGAGCGACGAAGCGATACCTGAGAAAAgcaataaaagttatttaaagaGGAGACACTACTACATTGTTGGAGCGCCTTACTGCGTAGGGAAACTCGCCCTTGGCGGCGACAGTCCCATTGACAATCTTGCTGTCCTGCAGCTGATCCTCCAGGCAGCtcgccaagcagcagcaacagcataaAAGTATCAACAGACCACGCCACATGTTGTTTTGTGTCtcgttcgttgttcgttgtgtgtgttggcattTTATGTCTTTTTGTTGGACGAGGTCGCAGCCCCCAGTTTTGTGTGTTGACTTGGCCCTGGCTGAAATTCATTTACATAGATTACAACAGTTGTTTTGAATTGCAACTAACAATAAACTATGTTTTCACATGTAGAGCGTCAGCATGGTGGCTCCATTGCTGTGGCAACAGTGCAAGACACTCGTCACCCGCTATCCCATTGTGCGTGGCATGATATCATATAGCCTGATCTGGCCAACTGGCAGCCTGATACAACAAACCTTTGAGGGCAAAAATTGGGGTaagtttgttgctgtttgaaTTAATCGATTTAAATTTACTAACTTTGCGAATTTTGTAGGCAACTACGACTGGTGGCGTGTCTTGCGTTTCAGCATGTACGGCGGCTTGTTTGTGGCGCCCACTCTGTATGGCTGGGTTAAGGTAAAAACGATTCCCTTAGCCATGTTTCATAGTTATAACAATCTTCTTTTCCATCGTAAGCAGATTTCCAGCGCTATGTGGCCGCAAACATCGTTGCGCACTGGCATTGTAAAGGCGGCCGTAGAGACCATTTCGTATACGCCGGCTGCCATGACTTGCTTCTACTTTATCATGAGTCTGCTCGAGTCCAAGACAGTGCGAGAGGCGGTGGCCGAAGTTGGCAAAAAGGTCATTCCCACCTACAAGGTACACAGCAGAAAGCATTCCCTCAAACTCATGCGACTTAATCAATCATTATGCATTTACTTACAGGTTGCTCTATGTGTCTGGCCCCTGGTGGCCACCATCAACTTTTCCCTCATCCCAGAGCGCAATCGCGTCCCGTTTATTAGCGTGTGCAGCCTCTGTTGGACGTGTTTTCTTGCGTATATGAAGCACTTGGAGCACCACGAGGTGGACCAAGTGCTTTAATTGTGCCATTTCAGCAGCTATCTTGTTATTGTGTGTATtgttatttgtaattaataattttaataaaacgaCCCGCCAGAGATCAACTCGATATTCCAACTGAATTTTAAAGTTGCCACCTTGCGTTACAGAAATTAACGGTCTGGCCACATTAGCAAGTGAAGCTTCCGTTGGATGCATCGATATTAAACTTTTAGAGCCACACGAGTGAGATTAACTTTAAATATCTAtcttgttattaatttataataaacagaaatgcaattttaatatcTATCAGTAATTAACAACCATTTTCAACATTGCTGCACATTAATTTCATAGTCTGGCCACTTTTTGTGCACTGTAACGTATGTTGTCAAgcagtattttcggtatatttgccGACGTAAACTAGCAGCTAGTGAAAAATTTCAAGAGCGGTCACATTGTACCCCAGCCCCACCTTGCATTTGGGTGTGTGCACTTAATTTGTCTAcgatttcatttgtttatacaCAATATCTTCATTTTCTTCAACTCTATTCATTTACTGAAGTCTCACGTTCAATATGCATAATTTGGGCAAACAGCAATCGCAGGATACCACCGACAATGGCGTGGAGAAGGGCGATTATCCGCGTGCGACGAGTAAGTGACGCAGCCAAAGTCAgcgtattgtttttttatgtaaataaatattatatatgctatGCACTGCAGATGGCGTCGTGTTTGGCTCGATTGTGACATATGCCAGCTTCTTTGTGATGATTATGTCCTTCTGCTCGCCCTATTGGATTGAATCGTACGAGGAGACGCACAGCAGCTTCAAGAACATGGGACTCTGGCAGTATTGCTTCAAGGATTTCGTTTATCCCAAATACCACAATCCGAAACAGTTCACCGGCTGCCACAACATATTCTCCCACGTAAGTGTGCTACTATTCCCACATAGATAAACCACATCTAAATGGCTTCACTCTAGGAATATTATGTTATACGCGAATATCTGTTGCCTGGTTGGCTGATGGCTGTGCAAGGCTTTGTTACCATGGCCTTCATCAGTGTCTTCTGTGTGCTGGCCCTGCTCTCGCTGACGATCATTCGCTTGCCGCTGAAGGCAGTGCTCCAATACGAATGGCTGCTCGTGCGTCTCGCCTTTATTGGCACCGCCGTCTCATgtaatttacaacaatttcaGCATTCATAACTTGAATTCTTATTAATTATTCTACTCTGTGCTGCAGCTGTCTTCATGTTCTTGGCCGTGTGCATCTTTGGTGGCTGTGCCTATCGTCGCGACTGGCTCATGTATCCCAAATTCAATGTGCTGGGCTGGTCCTATGCCCTCGCCGTTGTCACTTCCATGCTGTTGGCTCTTGCTGCCCTAATTTTGCATCGTGAGTCGCGTCATGCCTACGAGGCGCGTGGCGAGCAAAAGAATCTGGTCATGCAGATGGAAATGCAAGAGCCAGGCTATCAGCCACCGCGTCATCATCACAGTCAATCGCGCAGTCTGCAGGGCTACATataaacaacagcagcaacaacaatcaagaGGAAACAAAGACAAAAATCCAATTAATGTGCACACTTTGGCACCTTTGAACTTCAATTAATTCCAGACAATATTTTCGCAATGTTTGCCGTCCACCTTTGACTATGAATctctatatataattttttttctatttgtttgttaagTACTCGTAATTAGTGCCTTTTGCATTTgtaatgcaaattttaataCTTATACTCTTTACTTTACTATTTATACAATCTCAATCTCTCAACACACATTCGaagaaactaaatttattCAGTCTCCTTTTGGGGACATCAGACACAAAACTGAATgttacaacaaaaaagcatTTTGCATATCGAATATACACATAATATACA
It encodes the following:
- the LOC132796456 gene encoding uncharacterized protein LOC132796456 yields the protein MVAPLLWQQCKTLVTRYPIVRGMISYSLIWPTGSLIQQTFEGKNWGNYDWWRVLRFSMYGGLFVAPTLYGWVKISSAMWPQTSLRTGIVKAAVETISYTPAAMTCFYFIMSLLESKTVREAVAEVGKKVIPTYKVALCVWPLVATINFSLIPERNRVPFISVCSLCWTCFLAYMKHLEHHEVDQVL
- the LOC132796648 gene encoding uncharacterized protein LOC132796648, whose product is MHNLGKQQSQDTTDNGVEKGDYPRATNGVVFGSIVTYASFFVMIMSFCSPYWIESYEETHSSFKNMGLWQYCFKDFVYPKYHNPKQFTGCHNIFSHEYYVIREYLLPGWLMAVQGFVTMAFISVFCVLALLSLTIIRLPLKAVLQYEWLLVRLAFIGTAVSSVFMFLAVCIFGGCAYRRDWLMYPKFNVLGWSYALAVVTSMLLALAALILHRESRHAYEARGEQKNLVMQMEMQEPGYQPPRHHHSQSRSLQGYI